One region of Pseudomonas alvandae genomic DNA includes:
- a CDS encoding sensor histidine kinase, whose translation MYASFKSFTSWPPSRENARRLTLLLCICSTVGSLLAYWSAMTVPLSLLALNMAVLACVWIQYRLSRKSIKFQPQELADRLLEVQENERHRLSRELHDDIGQLLTAAKLQSEWLKRRMPQELQDQCSVLSETLDETLNKVRDVSAILNPRQLTSLGLEASLRAHLLKTLANTSVNWSLDCQQRMTGIPEEMTVAAFRITQEAITNILRHAQAKNLLVRLQRLPEGLTLVISDDGQGFVPADHPAREGQRGMAGMSERVEQLGGTLKVVSEAGKGTHIEARFPWAPRVLERASKNKVLH comes from the coding sequence ATGTACGCCAGCTTCAAGTCATTTACCTCCTGGCCACCCTCCCGAGAAAACGCCCGTCGGCTCACACTTTTGCTGTGCATCTGCTCGACCGTCGGCAGCCTGTTGGCCTACTGGTCGGCCATGACGGTGCCGCTGAGCTTGCTGGCACTGAACATGGCGGTCTTGGCCTGCGTCTGGATCCAGTATCGACTGTCGCGCAAGTCGATCAAGTTCCAGCCGCAGGAACTGGCCGATCGACTTCTGGAAGTCCAGGAAAACGAACGCCATCGACTCAGTCGCGAATTGCACGATGACATTGGCCAGTTGCTGACCGCGGCCAAGCTGCAGAGCGAATGGCTCAAGCGCCGCATGCCGCAAGAGCTGCAAGACCAATGCTCTGTCCTCAGCGAAACGCTCGACGAGACCCTGAACAAGGTGCGCGATGTGTCGGCGATTCTCAATCCGAGGCAATTGACCAGCCTGGGCCTGGAAGCCAGCCTGCGTGCGCATTTGCTCAAGACACTGGCCAATACGTCCGTGAACTGGAGCCTCGACTGCCAGCAGCGCATGACCGGCATACCGGAAGAAATGACCGTCGCCGCCTTTCGCATCACCCAGGAAGCTATCACCAACATTCTGCGCCACGCCCAGGCAAAGAATCTCCTCGTGCGCCTGCAACGGCTGCCCGAAGGTTTGACATTAGTGATCAGCGACGACGGCCAGGGATTTGTCCCAGCCGACCATCCAGCCCGCGAAGGACAACGCGGCATGGCCGGCATGTCGGAGCGGGTCGAGCAACTGGGCGGCACGCTCAAAGTAGTCAGCGAGGCCGGCAAAGGCACGCATATCGAAGCTCGTTTTCCCTGGGCGCCCCGCGTCCTGGAGCGGGCCAGCAAGAATAAGGTTCTCCATTGA
- a CDS encoding response regulator yields the protein MTCNLLLVDDHSLIRAGVRALVLDLPGYAVVGEANDGSQLLELVERLNPDIVLLDISMKDTSGLQALQQLKRVRPHSKVLILSMHTDPALIMQALESGAHGYLLKDTTPTELGHALEALRNDERYLSPAIAHTVINQALTRVQKYQPDPAQTHNLTARQLEILRLIVRGKSTREIANGLSLSIKTVETHRAQIMKRLQIHDVAGLVLFAVREQIISLDD from the coding sequence TTGACTTGTAATTTGCTTTTGGTAGATGACCATTCGCTTATCCGTGCAGGTGTGCGCGCCCTGGTCCTGGACCTGCCTGGCTACGCCGTTGTCGGCGAAGCCAATGACGGCTCGCAGTTGCTGGAGCTGGTGGAACGGCTCAATCCCGACATCGTGCTGCTGGATATTTCCATGAAAGACACCAGCGGCCTGCAAGCCTTGCAGCAACTCAAGCGAGTACGTCCCCACAGCAAGGTCCTGATCCTGTCCATGCACACCGACCCCGCACTCATCATGCAGGCGCTGGAATCAGGAGCGCACGGCTACCTGCTCAAGGACACGACCCCCACCGAACTGGGCCACGCGCTGGAAGCCCTGCGCAACGACGAACGCTACCTGAGCCCGGCCATTGCCCACACCGTGATCAACCAGGCCCTGACCCGCGTTCAAAAATATCAGCCCGATCCTGCCCAGACCCACAACCTGACGGCACGCCAGCTGGAAATCCTGCGACTGATCGTTCGCGGCAAGTCCACCCGGGAAATCGCCAACGGCCTGAGCCTGAGCATCAAGACGGTGGAAACCCATCGGGCTCAGATCATGAAGCGCCTGCAGATCCACGACGTGGCCGGGTTGGTCTTGTTTGCCGTGCGCGAGCAGATCATCAGCCTGGACGATTGA
- the yegS gene encoding lipid kinase YegS, producing MSKGKALLILHGKQALNEEVRAAVMLKRKQGWDLAVRLTWEAGDARRCVDEALDAGYNRLIAGGGDGTLRDIAEAIAQQSGDASLVLLPLGTANDFARAAGVPLEPDRALDLLDITPRAVDLGEVGGQIFLNMATGGFGSQVTANTSEDLKKILGGAAYLFTGLSRFSELSAAYGELQGPGFHWRGDLLALGIGNGRQAGGGHLLCPEALADDGLLDISILPAPQEVVSTLKDLLAGGLGIDNMFVRARLPWVEIKVAQGLDINLDGEPLQVDDLRFTVRPQALRVHLPADSPLLGGSTKLNRPG from the coding sequence ATGAGCAAAGGCAAGGCGCTATTGATCCTGCACGGCAAGCAAGCGCTCAACGAAGAGGTTCGCGCGGCAGTGATGCTCAAGCGCAAACAAGGCTGGGACTTGGCAGTGCGGTTGACGTGGGAAGCGGGCGATGCCCGGCGGTGTGTGGATGAGGCCCTGGACGCGGGTTATAACCGATTGATCGCTGGCGGCGGGGACGGGACCTTGCGCGATATTGCCGAAGCCATTGCCCAGCAATCCGGCGACGCCAGCCTGGTATTGCTGCCTTTGGGTACCGCGAATGATTTTGCCCGGGCCGCCGGTGTGCCGCTGGAACCGGATCGCGCCTTGGACCTGCTGGATATCACGCCGCGGGCGGTCGATCTTGGTGAGGTTGGCGGGCAGATTTTTCTGAACATGGCCACGGGTGGTTTCGGTAGCCAGGTGACGGCGAACACCTCCGAGGACCTGAAAAAAATCCTCGGCGGCGCCGCCTATCTGTTCACCGGCTTATCGCGCTTCAGCGAATTGAGCGCAGCCTATGGCGAGCTGCAGGGGCCCGGTTTTCATTGGCGGGGCGATCTGTTGGCGCTGGGCATTGGCAATGGCCGGCAGGCCGGAGGAGGGCATTTGCTGTGTCCGGAGGCGCTGGCGGACGATGGCTTGCTCGATATCAGTATTTTGCCGGCGCCTCAGGAAGTGGTGAGTACGCTCAAGGATTTGCTGGCCGGTGGGCTGGGCATCGACAACATGTTCGTGCGAGCACGCTTGCCGTGGGTGGAAATCAAGGTGGCCCAAGGCCTCGACATCAATCTGGACGGCGAACCGTTGCAAGTAGACGACCTGCGTTTTACGGTTCGCCCCCAAGCGCTACGTGTACATCTGCCCGCCGATTCGCCTCTGCTGGGAGGCTCGACGAAGCTCAATCGTCCAGGCTGA
- a CDS encoding molybdopterin molybdotransferase MoeA: MAVEVALERLLEMAAATPIVQHERVSLTEAQGRVLAEDLVSTLDLPPWPNSAMDGYALRLADWDGETPLVISQRIFAGQSPDPLAAGTCARIFTGAPIPMGADCVEMQENVIVEDDQRVRFTQPMASGQNIRPQGQETTVGEQVLGAGTRLGPIELGLAASLGRASLDVIRRVRVAVLSTGDELVEPGQPLGPGQIYNSNRVLLCGWLQRLGCDVVDAGILPDDLATTRTCLAQLSDVDLILSTGGVSVGEADFLGIALREEGELTLWKLAIKPGKPLTFGHFRGVPVIGLPGNPASTLVTFALLARPYLLRRQGVQAVSPLKFQVPAGFVWTKAGNRREFLRGRIENGRAIIYRNQSSGVLRSAAWAEGLVEVLEGRTLAEGDIVSFIPLSEVLD; this comes from the coding sequence ATGGCCGTCGAGGTCGCCTTGGAGCGCTTGCTCGAGATGGCGGCCGCCACGCCCATCGTCCAGCACGAGCGAGTGTCGTTGACCGAGGCCCAGGGAAGAGTGCTGGCGGAGGATCTGGTCTCGACGCTCGACCTCCCGCCATGGCCCAACAGCGCCATGGACGGTTACGCCTTGCGCCTGGCTGACTGGGATGGTGAAACACCGCTGGTGATCAGCCAGCGGATTTTTGCCGGGCAATCTCCGGACCCCCTTGCCGCTGGCACCTGTGCGCGGATCTTTACGGGGGCGCCGATCCCGATGGGCGCCGATTGCGTCGAGATGCAGGAAAACGTCATCGTCGAAGACGACCAGCGGGTGCGGTTTACCCAGCCCATGGCCAGCGGGCAGAACATCCGTCCCCAAGGACAGGAAACAACCGTTGGAGAGCAGGTTCTCGGCGCCGGCACTCGCCTGGGGCCGATTGAGTTGGGGCTTGCGGCATCCTTGGGGCGTGCATCGCTGGACGTGATACGCAGGGTGCGAGTTGCTGTGCTGTCCACCGGTGATGAGCTGGTAGAGCCCGGCCAGCCCCTGGGGCCGGGGCAGATTTATAACAGTAATCGCGTATTGCTCTGTGGTTGGTTGCAACGCCTGGGTTGTGATGTGGTCGATGCGGGTATCCTGCCTGATGACCTGGCCACGACTCGCACCTGCCTGGCTCAACTATCGGACGTCGACCTGATTCTTTCCACGGGCGGTGTATCGGTGGGGGAGGCGGATTTCCTGGGCATTGCGTTGCGTGAAGAAGGAGAGTTGACGCTCTGGAAGCTCGCCATCAAGCCGGGAAAACCGCTGACGTTCGGGCATTTTCGCGGCGTGCCGGTGATTGGCCTGCCTGGAAACCCTGCCTCGACCCTGGTGACCTTCGCCCTGTTGGCGCGGCCTTATCTGTTGCGTCGCCAAGGGGTTCAGGCGGTGTCGCCTCTCAAGTTCCAGGTGCCCGCCGGTTTCGTCTGGACGAAGGCAGGCAATCGGCGCGAGTTCTTGAGAGGACGCATCGAAAATGGTCGAGCCATCATTTATCGCAACCAGAGCTCCGGTGTCCTGCGTAGTGCCGCCTGGGCCGAAGGGCTGGTAGAGGTCCTCGAAGGAAGGACGCTGGCTGAAGGCGATATCGTCAGTTTCATCCCCTTGAGCGAAGTCCTGGACTAG
- the moaB gene encoding molybdenum cofactor biosynthesis protein B: MKAKADVPFVPLNVAVLTVSDTRTLETDTSGQVFVDRLREAGHNLAARVLLKDDLYKIRAQVAAWIADDVVQVVLITGGTGFTGRDSTPEAVACLLDKQVDGFGELFRQISVADIGTSTVQSRALAGLANGTLVCCLPGSTNAVRTGWDGILAEQLDARHRPCNFVAHLKQAAPCESRG, from the coding sequence ATGAAAGCCAAGGCTGATGTACCTTTCGTGCCGCTCAATGTCGCGGTGCTGACTGTCAGTGATACCCGTACCCTGGAAACCGACACCTCGGGCCAGGTCTTTGTCGATCGCCTCAGGGAGGCAGGGCACAACCTCGCGGCACGGGTGTTGCTCAAAGATGATTTGTACAAGATCAGGGCGCAAGTTGCCGCCTGGATCGCCGACGATGTCGTGCAAGTGGTGTTGATCACTGGCGGTACCGGCTTTACCGGGCGCGACAGCACGCCGGAAGCCGTTGCGTGTCTGTTGGACAAGCAGGTCGATGGTTTCGGCGAGCTGTTCCGGCAGATTTCCGTCGCGGACATCGGTACCTCCACGGTCCAGTCGCGGGCACTGGCCGGCCTGGCCAACGGGACGCTGGTGTGTTGCCTGCCCGGCTCGACCAATGCGGTGCGCACGGGATGGGACGGAATCCTGGCCGAGCAGCTCGACGCGCGGCATAGGCCGTGCAATTTCGTGGCCCATTTGAAACAGGCGGCACCTTGTGAATCCCGTGGGTAA
- the mobA gene encoding molybdenum cofactor guanylyltransferase MobA has protein sequence MTSNNALPPCSVLLLAGGRGQRMGGQDKGLLEWRGEPLIAHLHRQTRTLSDDLIISCNRNLERYASYADQLVHDDEGDFPGPLAGIRAGLKAAKHPYLLVLPCDVPQIDSSLLDSMRETASKHPDKPLMVRHGEHWEPLLCIIPRALSATFEQAWSDGERSPGRIMRTLQAVALQCPSNDPRLANLNTPELLAQHKGVSD, from the coding sequence ATGACCTCGAATAATGCCCTGCCACCTTGCTCCGTGCTGCTCCTCGCTGGCGGACGCGGTCAACGCATGGGTGGGCAGGACAAGGGCTTGCTGGAGTGGCGAGGTGAACCGTTGATTGCCCACCTTCATCGGCAAACCCGCACCCTGAGCGACGACCTGATCATTTCCTGCAACCGCAACCTGGAGCGCTACGCATCGTATGCCGACCAGTTGGTTCATGACGATGAAGGTGACTTTCCGGGCCCGCTGGCTGGAATCAGGGCTGGTCTCAAGGCAGCGAAGCATCCTTATCTGCTGGTGTTGCCGTGCGACGTACCGCAAATCGACTCGAGTCTGCTGGACAGCATGCGCGAAACGGCCAGCAAACATCCTGACAAACCACTGATGGTGCGTCACGGCGAACATTGGGAGCCGCTGCTTTGCATCATTCCCCGCGCCTTGTCAGCCACTTTCGAACAAGCCTGGAGCGATGGAGAACGCAGCCCCGGTCGCATCATGCGCACGCTGCAAGCAGTCGCCTTGCAATGCCCATCCAACGATCCCCGACTGGCCAATCTCAACACGCCGGAACTCCTCGCCCAGCACAAAGGCGTGTCAGATTGA
- a CDS encoding YgdI/YgdR family lipoprotein — translation MNQRTLATFMLALGLATLAGCASPTVITLNDGREIQAVDTPKYDEESGFYEFEQLDGKQTRVNKDQVRTVKDL, via the coding sequence ATGAACCAACGGACCCTCGCTACTTTCATGCTCGCGCTGGGCCTCGCCACTCTCGCCGGGTGCGCATCGCCAACAGTGATCACCTTGAATGACGGTCGCGAAATCCAGGCCGTCGACACGCCTAAATACGATGAAGAGAGCGGCTTCTACGAATTTGAGCAACTGGACGGCAAGCAGACTCGCGTGAACAAGGACCAGGTTCGTACCGTTAAAGATCTGTAA
- a CDS encoding pseudouridine synthase, with protein sequence MPGSSFSAAHQQASTLYLPPGAWQTVLECLCEHFSAISREQWLDRIARGRVLDGEGKAIRADLPYREGLRIHYFREVPDEKPIPVLESILYADEHLVVADKPHYLPVTPAGEYVEQTLLRRLIRRLDNPHLVPLHRIDRHTAGLVLFSANPQTRSIYQSLFPTRRIEKSYQAIAPALPGLSFPRVHESRLVDGEPFFRMQEGAGAPNTETAIDVLEKNGDLWRYGLYPVTGKKHQLRVHMNALGAPICNDPFYPDVIRDAQDDYSNPLKLLAQELRFVDPVTNQDRFFESNITLQW encoded by the coding sequence ATGCCCGGTTCATCGTTTTCCGCAGCTCATCAGCAGGCCAGCACTTTGTACCTGCCGCCCGGTGCCTGGCAGACCGTGCTGGAATGCCTCTGCGAGCATTTCAGTGCGATCAGCCGTGAGCAATGGCTGGACCGGATTGCACGGGGCCGGGTGCTGGACGGGGAGGGGAAGGCGATCCGTGCCGATCTGCCATACCGTGAAGGCCTTCGCATCCACTATTTTCGTGAAGTGCCCGATGAAAAACCGATCCCGGTGCTCGAGTCGATCCTCTATGCCGACGAGCACTTGGTGGTGGCAGACAAGCCGCATTATCTCCCTGTCACTCCGGCGGGCGAATATGTCGAGCAGACCTTGTTGCGGCGATTGATCCGTCGGCTGGATAACCCGCATCTGGTGCCCCTGCACCGTATTGATCGGCACACGGCCGGGCTTGTGCTGTTTTCAGCCAACCCGCAGACCCGTTCGATCTATCAATCGTTGTTTCCGACACGCCGAATCGAAAAAAGCTACCAGGCGATTGCGCCCGCGTTGCCTGGATTGAGTTTTCCCCGCGTGCATGAGAGCCGGTTGGTCGATGGCGAGCCGTTTTTCCGAATGCAGGAGGGGGCGGGCGCACCCAATACCGAGACGGCCATCGACGTGCTGGAAAAAAACGGTGACCTGTGGCGCTATGGACTGTATCCGGTCACCGGTAAAAAACATCAGTTGCGCGTGCATATGAATGCCTTGGGCGCACCTATCTGTAACGATCCGTTCTACCCCGATGTGATTCGGGATGCCCAGGATGACTACTCCAATCCGCTCAAGTTGCTGGCCCAAGAATTGCGTTTCGTCGATCCGGTCACGAATCAGGATCGGTTTTTTGAAAGCAACATTACGCTTCAGTGGTAG
- a CDS encoding transcriptional regulator, whose product MVNVEQLKNSVNRMSVDVVREAVLELRLDGLVTEGKTPFNKLHFNTCFAEIEALFQRAGYHKQLDVVGYQGLLYALYDPGRWEAVEVLRWLKEFTEAAARRTTVSA is encoded by the coding sequence TTGGTCAATGTCGAGCAATTGAAAAACAGCGTGAACCGGATGTCCGTGGACGTTGTACGCGAAGCGGTACTGGAGTTGCGTCTGGACGGTCTGGTCACGGAGGGCAAGACACCTTTCAACAAGCTGCACTTCAATACCTGTTTCGCCGAGATAGAAGCGCTGTTCCAGCGCGCCGGCTACCACAAGCAACTGGATGTGGTGGGATATCAGGGCCTCTTGTATGCCTTGTACGATCCGGGGCGCTGGGAGGCGGTCGAAGTGCTGCGCTGGTTGAAGGAATTCACCGAAGCCGCTGCAAGGCGGACAACGGTCTCCGCCTGA
- a CDS encoding glutaredoxin family protein, translating into MTPECQLFGTLGCHLCEVAEGVLMPFVEHGLLVELVDIAESDVLSEAYGLRIPVLRRIDTGAELDWPFDDPDRVASFLR; encoded by the coding sequence ATGACACCGGAATGCCAGCTGTTCGGCACCCTGGGTTGCCATCTGTGTGAAGTCGCCGAGGGTGTGTTGATGCCTTTCGTCGAACATGGATTGTTGGTGGAACTGGTTGATATTGCCGAGAGCGATGTCTTGTCCGAAGCCTACGGGCTGCGCATTCCCGTGTTGCGCAGGATCGACACGGGTGCGGAACTGGATTGGCCGTTCGACGATCCTGACCGGGTTGCTTCATTCCTGCGTTGA
- a CDS encoding cation:proton antiporter, whose amino-acid sequence MFANLLIILASSLVVIALFRRLRLPPVLGYLCVGLAVGPTALDWVNDSEELPDLAELGVVFLLFSLGLEFSLSKMLELRRVVFGLGSLQVLCSAALLGVLLAGSGAPLAAALLLGAGLALSSTAIVSKELSSLGEIFSSHGQNAIGVLLFQDVVAVLLLTLVPVFAGNSDDAWYWALPLTLGKTLVLFGGLLLASRLLLPRLFHEVAASRSAELFVLLALVIVLLTAWLTHLLGLSPALGAFLAGMLLGESHYRHQIEADIRPFRDILLGLFFVSIGMLIDLQLFMDDGLLILGLTLGLMTIKGCVVAALVKWRGSDGETAWRSGLALAQGGEFCFALMALMQQNHFMPADIGGLLLAATFCSMLVTPLFLRAAPGIAARLHRKPNEEAQLEQISERNAGLSGHVVICGYGRVGQSIGRFLRREGLEFVALDDDPVIIREATAGEHCVHYGDSRRADLLTAVGLGRARLVVIAVDKTDIAMTVLKEVRRVNSHVPVLVRTRDDSQLAELQAAGATEVVPELLESSLMLASHALIMLGLPEQRVRHHVDQVRHERYGLLHGFYPGNQDKEP is encoded by the coding sequence TTGTTCGCCAACCTGCTGATCATTCTCGCCTCGTCCCTGGTGGTCATTGCCCTGTTCAGGCGCCTGCGCCTGCCACCGGTGCTGGGCTATCTGTGCGTCGGCCTGGCTGTCGGGCCCACCGCGCTGGACTGGGTGAATGACAGCGAAGAGCTGCCAGACCTGGCCGAGCTTGGGGTGGTTTTCCTGTTGTTTTCGTTGGGGCTGGAGTTCTCGCTGTCGAAGATGCTCGAACTGCGTCGGGTCGTGTTTGGCCTTGGAAGCCTGCAAGTTCTCTGCTCAGCCGCGCTGCTGGGCGTGCTGCTGGCAGGCAGTGGCGCTCCGCTGGCGGCGGCACTGCTACTCGGCGCAGGACTGGCACTGTCTTCTACGGCCATTGTCAGCAAGGAGCTGTCCAGCCTGGGAGAGATCTTCAGCAGCCACGGCCAGAACGCGATCGGGGTGCTGCTGTTCCAGGACGTCGTCGCGGTATTGCTTTTGACCCTGGTGCCTGTGTTTGCAGGTAACAGTGACGACGCCTGGTATTGGGCGTTGCCCTTGACCCTGGGCAAGACGCTGGTGCTGTTCGGCGGCCTGTTGCTGGCCAGCCGGCTGCTGCTGCCGCGCCTGTTCCATGAAGTGGCGGCATCCCGCTCCGCCGAGCTCTTCGTTTTGCTGGCCCTGGTGATCGTGCTGCTCACGGCGTGGCTTACCCACCTGCTCGGCCTGTCACCGGCCCTGGGAGCGTTCCTGGCTGGGATGCTTTTGGGTGAAAGCCATTACCGGCACCAGATCGAGGCGGACATACGCCCGTTCCGCGACATCCTGCTCGGGTTGTTCTTCGTCAGCATCGGCATGCTGATCGACCTGCAATTGTTCATGGACGATGGCCTGCTGATCCTCGGATTGACCCTCGGCCTGATGACCATCAAGGGCTGCGTGGTGGCCGCACTGGTGAAATGGCGCGGCAGCGATGGCGAAACGGCCTGGCGCAGCGGCCTGGCCCTGGCCCAGGGTGGCGAGTTCTGTTTCGCCCTGATGGCCCTGATGCAACAGAACCACTTCATGCCCGCCGATATCGGTGGCCTGCTACTGGCCGCGACATTCTGCTCGATGCTGGTGACTCCATTATTCCTCCGCGCCGCGCCAGGCATAGCTGCCCGGCTGCACCGCAAACCCAACGAAGAAGCGCAACTGGAGCAGATCAGCGAACGCAATGCAGGCCTGTCAGGCCACGTGGTGATTTGCGGGTATGGTCGCGTCGGCCAGTCCATTGGGCGTTTCCTACGCCGCGAGGGGCTGGAATTCGTCGCCCTGGACGACGACCCAGTCATCATCCGGGAAGCCACTGCGGGCGAACATTGCGTGCATTATGGCGATTCACGCCGAGCGGACCTGCTTACCGCGGTCGGGCTCGGTCGCGCGCGATTGGTGGTGATCGCGGTGGACAAGACAGACATCGCGATGACGGTACTCAAGGAGGTCCGGCGGGTGAATTCGCACGTACCTGTCCTGGTGCGCACCCGCGACGACAGTCAACTGGCCGAATTGCAGGCCGCCGGAGCCACCGAAGTGGTCCCGGAACTGCTGGAGTCCAGCCTGATGCTGGCGTCCCACGCGCTGATCATGCTCGGGTTGCCTGAACAGCGAGTCCGGCATCATGTCGATCAAGTCCGCCACGAGCGTTATGGGCTCCTGCACGGATTTTATCCGGGCAACCAGGACAAGGAGCCGTGA
- a CDS encoding ammonium transporter — translation MENMQSAVDSLVHSSNTLFILLGAVMVLAMHAGFAFLEVGTVRQKNQVNALSKILSDFAVSTLAYFFIGYWVSYGVTFVQPAAALAADHGYGLVKFFFLLTFAAAIPAIISGGIAERARFAPQLCATVLIVAFVYPFFEGVAWNGNFGLQAWLQSHFGAGFHDFAGSVVVHAMGGWLALAAVLLLGPRNGRYRDGRLVAFAPSSIPFLALGSWILIVGWFGFNVMSAQTLPGVSGLVAVNSLMAMVGGTVAALIVGRNDPGFLHNGPLAGLVAVCAGSDLMHPIGALATGAIAGALFVWCFTAAQGKWRIDDVLGVWPLHGLCGVWGGIACGIFGQQALGGLGGVSLASQLIGTALGVGIALIGGFAVYGAIKALLGLRLTQEEEYYGADLSIHKIGAVNVD, via the coding sequence ATGGAAAATATGCAAAGCGCCGTGGACAGTCTGGTCCATAGTTCCAACACGCTGTTCATCCTGCTCGGTGCTGTCATGGTCTTGGCCATGCATGCCGGGTTTGCGTTCCTGGAAGTCGGGACGGTCCGGCAAAAAAACCAGGTCAACGCGCTATCAAAGATCCTCAGTGATTTTGCTGTCTCGACCCTGGCCTATTTTTTCATCGGTTATTGGGTTTCCTATGGCGTGACGTTTGTGCAACCGGCGGCGGCCCTTGCTGCGGACCACGGCTATGGCCTGGTGAAGTTTTTCTTCTTGCTGACATTTGCCGCTGCGATCCCGGCCATTATCTCCGGTGGAATAGCCGAGCGAGCCCGCTTCGCGCCGCAACTGTGCGCCACGGTGCTGATCGTGGCGTTTGTCTATCCCTTTTTCGAAGGCGTGGCCTGGAACGGCAACTTCGGCTTGCAAGCTTGGCTGCAGAGCCATTTCGGTGCCGGTTTCCACGATTTTGCCGGTTCCGTGGTGGTCCATGCCATGGGTGGCTGGCTGGCGTTGGCCGCTGTACTTCTGCTCGGACCGCGTAACGGGCGTTACCGGGACGGGCGACTGGTGGCATTCGCCCCGTCGAGCATTCCGTTCCTGGCGTTGGGTTCGTGGATCCTGATCGTCGGCTGGTTCGGCTTCAACGTGATGAGCGCCCAGACCTTGCCCGGTGTGAGCGGGTTGGTGGCGGTCAATTCCTTGATGGCGATGGTGGGCGGGACCGTGGCGGCGTTGATTGTCGGGCGCAACGACCCGGGCTTCCTGCACAACGGACCGTTGGCTGGCTTGGTGGCGGTTTGCGCGGGCTCCGACTTGATGCATCCGATTGGAGCGCTGGCGACCGGCGCGATTGCCGGCGCTCTGTTTGTGTGGTGTTTCACAGCGGCCCAGGGCAAATGGAGAATCGACGACGTACTGGGTGTCTGGCCGTTGCATGGGCTATGCGGTGTCTGGGGCGGTATCGCCTGCGGGATCTTTGGCCAGCAGGCCTTGGGCGGCCTGGGCGGGGTGAGCCTGGCCAGCCAACTGATCGGTACGGCACTAGGCGTGGGGATTGCGCTGATCGGCGGGTTCGCGGTGTACGGGGCGATCAAGGCTTTGTTGGGGCTGCGTCTGACCCAGGAAGAAGAGTATTACGGCGCCGACCTGTCGATCCACAAGATCGGCGCGGTGAACGTGGACTGA
- a CDS encoding DUF883 family protein: MARTQAKTAQETLMEDFQTLVSDTERLLDHTATLAGDQADELRSQIHETLLRARETLKLTEESVRERGQAAVIATEEYVQANPWQSVGIAAGVGFLIGLLATRR, translated from the coding sequence ATGGCCAGAACCCAGGCAAAGACTGCTCAAGAAACGCTGATGGAAGACTTTCAGACGCTGGTCAGCGATACCGAGCGACTGCTGGATCACACCGCGACGCTGGCGGGCGACCAGGCTGACGAACTGCGCAGCCAGATCCACGAAACCCTGCTGCGCGCCCGCGAGACGCTCAAGCTGACCGAAGAATCCGTGCGCGAGCGCGGCCAGGCCGCCGTGATCGCCACCGAAGAATATGTACAGGCCAATCCCTGGCAATCGGTTGGTATTGCCGCAGGCGTTGGCTTTTTGATCGGATTGCTGGCGACACGGCGCTAA
- a CDS encoding phage holin family protein: MGIDESGSPETGTRPTARRLGAAFLGLLHSHVELFGIELQEQKARTVSLLLFAGLALVFALLLLVGLSALVLILVWDTYRLAGIIGLCLFYLLAALFCGLRLKAAIYDESSPFHATLEELANDRERLLP, translated from the coding sequence ATGGGTATCGACGAATCCGGCTCGCCCGAAACGGGCACAAGACCTACCGCACGACGCCTGGGCGCGGCGTTCCTCGGCTTGCTGCACAGCCACGTCGAATTGTTCGGCATCGAATTGCAGGAACAGAAGGCCCGTACCGTCAGCCTGTTGCTATTTGCCGGCCTGGCGCTGGTTTTTGCCTTGCTGCTGCTGGTTGGCCTGTCGGCACTCGTGCTGATTCTGGTGTGGGACACCTACCGCCTGGCAGGGATCATTGGCCTTTGCCTGTTTTACCTGCTGGCGGCGTTGTTCTGCGGGCTTCGACTCAAGGCTGCGATCTACGACGAATCCTCACCTTTCCACGCCACTCTCGAAGAATTGGCCAATGACCGGGAGCGCCTGTTGCCATGA